The sequence ACCTATGAAGGGGCGCGCGCCTATGTGACGCCCCGTCGTCTCACACTGACCCTTTCCGGGCTCAGCGCCTCCTCTCCGGATCTTTCCGAAGTGCGCAAAGGCCCTCGTGTCGGATCACCGGAGAAAGCGCTTGCCGGCTTTTTGCGTGGCGCGGGCCTGTCCTCCATCGATGAGGCCGTGATCCAGTCCGACCCCAAGAAGGGTGACTTCTATGTTGCCGTGATCAACAAACCGGGCCGCAAGGCTGAAGAGATCATCGCCGAGCTGGTGCCCGACGTCATTCGCAAGTTCCCATGGGCAAAGAGCCAAAAGTGGGGACAAGCAGGCGAAGGCGCTCTTCGCTGGGTGCGTCCGCTGCATTCGGTCCTCTGCACGCTTTCTGTCGAGGGCGATGTGTCGGAAGTCGTTGCATTCGAGATCGAAGGCATCAAGAGCGGCAATCAGACCCGAGGCCATCGCTTCCACGGCAAAGACAGCTTTGCGGTCAAACGGTTTGAGGATTATGAAGCCGAACTCAAGGCTCGCAAGGTCATTCTCGATCTTGACGAGCGCAAGGAGATCATCCTCAACGATGCCAAGACCCTTGCCTTTGCGCAAGGGCTCGAACTGGTCGAAGACGCAGGCCTGTTGGAAGAAGTCGGCGGCCTCGTTGAATGGCCGGTCGTCTTGATGGGCGAATTCGAGGAAAGCTTCCTGTCGATGCCGGACGAAGTGATCCAGACCTCCATCCGCGAGCATCAGAAGTGTTTTGTTCTGAAAGATGGCAAAACAGGCAAACTTGCCAACAAGTTCATTCTGGTCTCAAACCTGATCGCGACCGATGACGGCGCGACCATCGTTGCGGGCAACCAGAAAGTCGTGCGGGCGCGCCTGTCCGACGCCAAGTTCTTCTGGCAGACCGATCTCAAGACCGGCCTTGAAACCCGCCTCTACAAACTCGACAACATGGTCTTCCACGAGAAGCTCGGCACCCAGAGCGAACGTGTGGCCCGACTTGTTGCGCTGTCCGGCGCGCTCGCGCCGCTGGTTGGAGCCGACAAGGACAAGGCCGTTCGTGCCGCCAAGCTTGCCAAGGCAGACCTTGTCAGCGACATGGTGTTCGAATTCCCCGAATTGCAGGGTCTGATGGGCCGCTATTATGCGCTCGCCCAGAATGAAGACGCGGCCGTCGCCGAAGCCATCGAGCTGCATTACAAGCCGCAAGGGCCCTCTGACGAGGTTCCCGGCAATCCGGTCTCGATTGCCGTCGCCCTCGCGGACAAGCTCGACCTCCTGACCGGTTTCTGGTCCATTGATGAAAAGCCGACCGGCTCGAAGGATCCCTTCGCGCTGCGCCGCGCGGCTCTCGGTGTCATTCGCATCATCGAGGAAAACCAGATCCGGTTGCCACTGCTTGAGATCTTTTCCAAGGCCCGTGATGGCTTTGCCGAAGGGGCCGATCTGCTGTCCTTCTTCGCGGACCGCCTCAGCGTTTACCTGCGAGACAAGGGTGCGCGCCACGACCTGATCGATG is a genomic window of uncultured Cohaesibacter sp. containing:
- the glyS gene encoding glycine--tRNA ligase subunit beta, which produces MPDLLLELFSEEIPARMQRRAADDLQKLITGGLVEAGLTYEGARAYVTPRRLTLTLSGLSASSPDLSEVRKGPRVGSPEKALAGFLRGAGLSSIDEAVIQSDPKKGDFYVAVINKPGRKAEEIIAELVPDVIRKFPWAKSQKWGQAGEGALRWVRPLHSVLCTLSVEGDVSEVVAFEIEGIKSGNQTRGHRFHGKDSFAVKRFEDYEAELKARKVILDLDERKEIILNDAKTLAFAQGLELVEDAGLLEEVGGLVEWPVVLMGEFEESFLSMPDEVIQTSIREHQKCFVLKDGKTGKLANKFILVSNLIATDDGATIVAGNQKVVRARLSDAKFFWQTDLKTGLETRLYKLDNMVFHEKLGTQSERVARLVALSGALAPLVGADKDKAVRAAKLAKADLVSDMVFEFPELQGLMGRYYALAQNEDAAVAEAIELHYKPQGPSDEVPGNPVSIAVALADKLDLLTGFWSIDEKPTGSKDPFALRRAALGVIRIIEENQIRLPLLEIFSKARDGFAEGADLLSFFADRLSVYLRDKGARHDLIDAVFALGNQDDLLMISKRVDALGSFLASDDGANLLAGYRRAANILRAEEKKSGETFEGIVEGTHLHEAEEIALASAIEKARVAAAEAVAADNFEGAMSALATLREPVDAFFDKVLVNDERSEVRINRLKMLTQIRETTLTVADFSKIAG